A portion of the Bactrocera neohumeralis isolate Rockhampton chromosome 2, APGP_CSIRO_Bneo_wtdbg2-racon-allhic-juicebox.fasta_v2, whole genome shotgun sequence genome contains these proteins:
- the LOC126767921 gene encoding putative cysteine proteinase CG12163 isoform X1 encodes MRLAVGAAIVIVALSLLSVLVTGQEAGAADEELLRRPAVVEEPVKRVHVLNPGEREYLSPNLIGVQNIAMTFLPLTMNFVNIIDAFREIVDGVRYEIVLNAVDTKAKDADVVCRLVIIERPWLRTEWGDKVRELRTTNCTSEDDTLTDQAARSKALNDKYTRNALFNGGTRNELTDDEMSKLESQILPMPFATNDLKRRDATTSTTTTSTTTTAPTSISTAATTSEQLSTEATARNEDTTAAAEAATTSAAADVNDEDNAESTSPLPVLTQDEMKWLDDFLSVGALSFEQTQRERQEAEQQSAAGDSSNDGVSENAASNYVQQQQQQPQQELVESEGEVATEQVHARAKRSSNLVGGAKTLDKKDAEQRLQASLDKLAAGDGPNYRISKVYSATTQVVSGTLTKIDVELFNENDEKERCTVKIWAQPWLPNGYEVTFDCPNKELVKRRHSRSVEQLEKKTHKKRNHHSLDKTEHLFSKFQIKYNRRYHTAMEHQMRLRIFKQNLEIIKELNRNEMGSAKYGITEFADLTSTEYKQRTGLWQRSEDKPSKNAPAVIPNIELPKEFDWREKGVISKVKNQGMCGSCWAFSVTGNVEGLHAVKTGKLEEYSEQELLDCDTSDSACNGGLMDNAYEAIEHIGGLELESDYPYEGRKDQCKFSKSKVHVKVKGGVDLPKNETAIAQWLIANGPISIGINANAMQFYRGGVSHPWKALCSKKNLDHGVLIVGYGVSDYPMFKKTLPYWIVKNSWGPKWGEQGYYRVYRGDNTCGVSEMASSAVLE; translated from the exons GAGCTACTACGTCGGCCTGCTGTCGTTGAGGAGCCAGTGAAGAGAGTGCACGTACTGAATCCCGGCGAACGTGAGTACCTCTCACCGAATCTGATTGGTGTGCAGAATATCGCAATGACTTTCCTGCCGCTTACTATGAATTTTGTCAATATTATTGATGCATTTCGCGAAATTGTCGACGGTGTGCGCTACGAAATTGTGCTCAACGCCGTCGATACGAAAGCGAAGGATGCCGATGTGGTGTGCCGACTGGTGATAATTGAAAGGCCCTGGTTGCGCACCGAATGGGGTGACAAAGTGCGTGAATTGCGCACCACCAACTGCACCAGCGAGGATGACACACTCACCGATCAGGCGGCGCGCAGCAAGGCGCTTAACGATAAGTACACGAGGAATGCGCTCTTCAATGGCGGCACACGAAATGAGCTGACCGACGATGAAATGTCCAAATTGGAATCACAAATTCTACCGATGCCATTCGCCACGAATGATTTGAAGCGACGCGATGCAACAACGAGCACCACTACCActtccacaacaacaacagcgccaaCCTCAATCTCCACTGCCGCCACAACGTCAGAACAATTAAGCACTGAAGCGACAGCGCGCAATGAGGATACGACCGCAGCAGCCGAAGCGGCAACTACGTCAGCGGCGGCTGACGTGAATGATGAAGATAACGCAGAGTCCACATCGCCATTACCAGTGCTCACACAAGACGAAATGAAGTGGTTGGATGACTTTCTATCGGTGGGCGCACTTAGCTTTGAGCAAACGCAACGTGAAAGGCAGGAAGCCGAGCAGCAGTCAGCTGCTGGTGATAGTAGTAATGATGGCGTTAGTGAGAATGCGGCGAGTAATTatgtgcagcagcagcagcagcagcctcAGCAGGAGCTGGTGGAGTCTGAAGGCGAGGTGGCAACAGAACAG gTGCATGCTCGTGCCAAACGTAGCTCTAATCTAGTTGGTGGTGCTAAGACATTGGACAAAAAGGATGCCGAGCAACGTCTGCAGGCGTCACTTGACAAACTTGCTGCCGGCGATGGTCCCAATTACAG GATTTCAAAGGTCTATTCGGCCACCACACAGGTGGTTTCGGGCACATTGACGAAAATCGATGTAGAGCTCTTCAATGAGAATGATGAGAAGGAACGCTGCACCGTCAAGATTTGGGCACAACCATGGTTGCCCAATGGCTATGAGGTGACCTTTGACTGCCCCAATAAGGAATTGGTGAAACGGCGCCACAGTCGCTCGGTAGAGCAGCTGGAAAAGAAGACACACAAGAAACGCAATCACCACAGTTTGGACAAAACCGAGCATTTATTTAGCAAATTCCAAATTAAATACAATCGCCGCTATCACACCGCAATGGAGCATCAAATGCGTTTGCGTATTTTCAAACAGAACTTGGAAATTATCAAAGAATTGAATCGTAATGAGATGG GTAGCGCCAAGTATGGCATTACAGAATTCGCTGACTTAACTAGCACGGAATACAAACAACGTACTGGCCTGTGGCAACGCTCCGAGGATAAGCCAAGCAAGAATGCGCCAGCTGTGATTCCCAATATTGAGTTGCCAAAGGAATTTGATTGGCGAGAGAAGGGTGTCATTTCGAAGGTGAAGAATCAGGGTATGTGCGGTTCGTGTTGGGCCTTCAGTGTGACGGGCAATGTCGAGGGCTTGCATGCAGTGAAGACGGGCAAATTGGAGGAATACTCTGAGCAGGAGTTGCTTGATTGCGACACAAGTGATTCGGCCTGCAATGGGGGTTTGATGGACAATGCCTACGA AGCGATAGAGCATATTGGTGGCTTGGAATTGGAATCCGATTACCCGTATGAGGGACGCAAAGACCAGTGTAAATTCAGCAAGTCAAAAGTACATGTCAAGGTCAAGGGTGGTGTTGATTTGCCAAAGAATGAGACCGCCATCGCACAATGGCTGATTGCCAATGGACCCATTTCAATTG GTATTAACGCCAATGCTATGCAGTTCTATCGCGGCGGTGTCTCTCACCCCTGGAAGGCATTGTGTTCTAAAAAGAATCTCGACCATGGCGTACTTATTGTCGGCTATGGTGTCTCGGACTATCCTATGTTCAAGAAAACATTGCCCTACTGGATTGTGAAGAATTCATGGGGACCCAAATGGGGCGAACAAGGCTACTATCGCGTCTACCGCGGCGATAATACCTGTGGTGTCAGCGAAATGGCCTCATCGGCAGTGCTGGAGTAA
- the LOC126767929 gene encoding tetratricopeptide repeat protein 30 homolog produces the protein MLHQGIILREGHITRTIYNLIKDKRYDDVIECMVSFGEAANTRAGLSTLGYCYYHAQKYEEAATCYEQLCTLVPKEAKYKFYYAQSLYQAGIFGDALRALKQISEHEGLRESCLQLQSAILYSSEDFAGAQSVLNQRAAGNAETLNDEGCLLFHADQFEKAVQRFSNALKVGGFNPLVAYNLALSHFHKKEKTQAVEYTTEIVDRGIRNHPELGIGAQIDTDGSARSVGNPITMAMSGITQALNLKAAIEYQDGNLDAAHDSLLDLPPRSESELDPVTLHNMALTDPKGPVAGLRKLAFLLQLGPPACPKETFANILLICCKHEMYEMAADILAEHTDLTYKYLSQYLYELLDALITAQTSSELAEKKLGVLASSLAGKLRSLAAKVQEMRGTTDQLALRSALQDYENALELYMPVVLARAWIYWRDDDFVGAEREFRASAEFCSENSVWRLNAGHVLFMQGDKYKESAAFYEPIVRQHNDDIMSVPAAVLANLCVSYIMTFQNEEAEELMRKVEKAEELKGNMGKQYHHLCIVNLVVGTLYCAKSNYEFGLSRIAHALDGGNGARLYADTWLHVKRCVLGLLTGMAKQNIILPYPAVQEVLNFLKSCEVYGLFTPANIYTATDEVPAEPLTIGLEARKLRLLLIKLSEYEQ, from the exons ATGCTGCATCAAGGCATAATCTTAAGGGAAGGTCATATAACGCGAACCATCTAcaatttg ATAAAAGACAAACGCTACGATGATGTGATCGAGTGCATGGTAAGTTTCGGTGAGGCGGCCAACACCAGAGCGGGTCTCTCTACGCTGGGCTACTGCTACTATCACGCGCAGAAATATGAAGAGGCCGCGACTTGCTATGAACAATTGTGCACGCTGGTGCCTAAGGAAGCGAAATATAA ATTTTACTATGCACAATCGCTTTACCAGGCGGGTATTTTCGGGGATGCACTGCGCGCCTTAAAGCAAATCAGCGAACACGAAGGACTGCGGGAATCCTGCCTACAACTACAGAGCGCCATACTCTACTCCAGTGAGGACTTTGCGGGCGCGCAGAGTGTTTTGAATCAACGTGCCGCCGGCAATGCGGAAACACTCAACGATGAAGGCTGTCTACTTTTTCATGCCGACCAATTTGAGAAGGCGGTGCAGCGTTTCTCGAACGCTTTGAAGGTGGGCGGTTTTAATCCGCTGGTGGCATACAATTTGGCATTATCGCATTTTCACAAGAAGGAAAAGACACAGGCCGTGGAATATACTA CGGAGATTGTGGACCGCGGCATACGCAACCATCCGGAGTTGGGCATTGGCGCGCAAATCGATACCGACGGCAGTGCGCGCAGTGTCGGCAATCCAATTACGATGGCCATGTCGGGCATAACACAGGCGTTGAACTTGAAAGCGGCTATCGAGTATCAGGATGGCAATT TGGATGCTGCACACGATTCGCTGTTGGATTTGCCGCCACGCTCCGAGAGTGAATTAGATCCGGTTACATTGCATAATATGGCATTGACCGATCCGAAAGGTCCGGTAGCCGGTTTGCGCAAATTGGCGTTTCTTTTGCAGCTTGGACCACCAGCCTGTCCGAAGGAGACTTTTGCAAATATCTTATTGATTTGTTGTAAACATGAAATGTACGAAATGGCCGCCGATATATTGGCGGAGCATACGGATCTAACCTATAAATATCTGTCACAG TATCTCTATGAGCTGCTCGACGCCTTGATAACTGCACAAACCTCTTCGGAATTGGCAGAGAAAAAATTAGGAGTCCTAGCCTCGAGCTTAGCGGGCAAGCTACGCAGTCTGGCTGCCAAAGTGCAAGAGATGCGCGGCACCACCGATCAGCTGGCGCTACGCAGTGCCCTGCAAGACTATGAGAACGCTTTGGAACT TTACATGCCGGTTGTGTTGGCACGCGCATGGATTTACTGGCGTGATGACGACTTTGTCGGCGCCGAGCGTGAGTTCCGCGCCAGTGCTGAATTCTGTTCGGAGAACTCCGTTTGGCGTCTCAATGCCGGTCACGTGCTCTTCATGCAGGGCGACAAGTACAAAGAGTCCGCAGCATTCTATGAGCCGATCGTGCGACAGCACAATGACGAC ATAATGTCAGTTCCCGCGGCGGTTTTAGCAAATCTCTGCGTCTCATACATAATGACCTTTCAAAATGAAGAAGCCGAGGAGCTGATGCGCAAAGTGGAGAAAGCCGAAGAGTTGAAGGGCAACATGGGCAAGCAGTATCATCATTTGTGCATAGTTAATCTAGTTGTGGGCACCCTGTATTGTGCAAAATCCAATTATGAATTCGGTTTGTCGCGCATTGCGCACGCTTTGGATGGCGGCAATGGTGCTCGTCTCTATGCAGACACTTGGCTGCATGTGAAGCGTTGTGTGTTGGGTCTACTCACAGGTATGGCGAAACAGAATATTATTCTGCCATATCCGGCGGTGCAGGAGGTGCTGAATTTCTTGAAATCTTGTGAAG TTTACGGCCTCTTCACACCCGCCAACATCTATACCGCCACTGACGAAGTGCCTGCTGAACCCTTAACCATCGGCTTGGAAGCAAGAAAGCTGCGTCTACTGTTGATTAAACTGAGCGAATATGAAcagtga
- the LOC126767921 gene encoding putative cysteine proteinase CG12163 isoform X2 yields MRLAVGAAIVIVALSLLSVLVTGQEAGAADEVHARAKRSSNLVGGAKTLDKKDAEQRLQASLDKLAAGDGPNYRISKVYSATTQVVSGTLTKIDVELFNENDEKERCTVKIWAQPWLPNGYEVTFDCPNKELVKRRHSRSVEQLEKKTHKKRNHHSLDKTEHLFSKFQIKYNRRYHTAMEHQMRLRIFKQNLEIIKELNRNEMGSAKYGITEFADLTSTEYKQRTGLWQRSEDKPSKNAPAVIPNIELPKEFDWREKGVISKVKNQGMCGSCWAFSVTGNVEGLHAVKTGKLEEYSEQELLDCDTSDSACNGGLMDNAYEAIEHIGGLELESDYPYEGRKDQCKFSKSKVHVKVKGGVDLPKNETAIAQWLIANGPISIGINANAMQFYRGGVSHPWKALCSKKNLDHGVLIVGYGVSDYPMFKKTLPYWIVKNSWGPKWGEQGYYRVYRGDNTCGVSEMASSAVLE; encoded by the exons gTGCATGCTCGTGCCAAACGTAGCTCTAATCTAGTTGGTGGTGCTAAGACATTGGACAAAAAGGATGCCGAGCAACGTCTGCAGGCGTCACTTGACAAACTTGCTGCCGGCGATGGTCCCAATTACAG GATTTCAAAGGTCTATTCGGCCACCACACAGGTGGTTTCGGGCACATTGACGAAAATCGATGTAGAGCTCTTCAATGAGAATGATGAGAAGGAACGCTGCACCGTCAAGATTTGGGCACAACCATGGTTGCCCAATGGCTATGAGGTGACCTTTGACTGCCCCAATAAGGAATTGGTGAAACGGCGCCACAGTCGCTCGGTAGAGCAGCTGGAAAAGAAGACACACAAGAAACGCAATCACCACAGTTTGGACAAAACCGAGCATTTATTTAGCAAATTCCAAATTAAATACAATCGCCGCTATCACACCGCAATGGAGCATCAAATGCGTTTGCGTATTTTCAAACAGAACTTGGAAATTATCAAAGAATTGAATCGTAATGAGATGG GTAGCGCCAAGTATGGCATTACAGAATTCGCTGACTTAACTAGCACGGAATACAAACAACGTACTGGCCTGTGGCAACGCTCCGAGGATAAGCCAAGCAAGAATGCGCCAGCTGTGATTCCCAATATTGAGTTGCCAAAGGAATTTGATTGGCGAGAGAAGGGTGTCATTTCGAAGGTGAAGAATCAGGGTATGTGCGGTTCGTGTTGGGCCTTCAGTGTGACGGGCAATGTCGAGGGCTTGCATGCAGTGAAGACGGGCAAATTGGAGGAATACTCTGAGCAGGAGTTGCTTGATTGCGACACAAGTGATTCGGCCTGCAATGGGGGTTTGATGGACAATGCCTACGA AGCGATAGAGCATATTGGTGGCTTGGAATTGGAATCCGATTACCCGTATGAGGGACGCAAAGACCAGTGTAAATTCAGCAAGTCAAAAGTACATGTCAAGGTCAAGGGTGGTGTTGATTTGCCAAAGAATGAGACCGCCATCGCACAATGGCTGATTGCCAATGGACCCATTTCAATTG GTATTAACGCCAATGCTATGCAGTTCTATCGCGGCGGTGTCTCTCACCCCTGGAAGGCATTGTGTTCTAAAAAGAATCTCGACCATGGCGTACTTATTGTCGGCTATGGTGTCTCGGACTATCCTATGTTCAAGAAAACATTGCCCTACTGGATTGTGAAGAATTCATGGGGACCCAAATGGGGCGAACAAGGCTACTATCGCGTCTACCGCGGCGATAATACCTGTGGTGTCAGCGAAATGGCCTCATCGGCAGTGCTGGAGTAA